The Myroides phaeus DNA segment TTTTGGAAAAACACGAATTATATATTTCTCGTTGCCTACAATTAGCTAAACAAGGGACCTTTGCAGCGATGCCAAACCCCTCAGTAGGAGCTGTTGTGGTGTACAACGATAAAATCATAGGCGAGGGATTTACTTCTGCTTATGGTGGACCGCACGCAGAACCCAACGCAATTGCATCCGTTAAAAATCAGGAACTACTTAAAGAAAGTACGCTTTACGTGAGCTTAGAACCGTGTAGTCACTTTGGAAAAACACCGCCTTGTTGTGATTTAGTCATCGCAAAGCAAATTCCGAGAGTGGTGATTGGTACTGTAGATCCATTTGCAAAAGTATGCGGTCGTGGTATTCAGAAAATGCGCGAAGCAGGTATTGACGTTGTCGTTGGTGTGTTAGAAAAGGAATGTCAAGAGAGCAATAAACGCTTTTTTACGTTTCACCAAAAACAACGCCCTTATATCATCTTGAAATGGGCAGAAACACCAGACCATTATTTGGCGCCATTGACAAGGGATAACCAACGTCCTTTTTGGATATCAAATACGTATTCTAAACAAACCGTACACCAATATCGCAGTGAAGAAATGGCGTTTTTAGTGGGTACGCAAACCGTACTTGACGACAACCCGTCTTTAACTACAAGAGATTGGTATGGCAACAACCCTGTGCGTGTGTATTTGGATAGAACGGGTAAAGTGGACAACAGCTTTGCTCTTCAAAATGGAGAGGCTAAAACGATATGCATCACTGCTAATGAAGCCTTGGTTACAACGGAGAACGTCATTTATGAGTATGCCGACTTTGACCAAGATTTGCTACCTCAAGTATGTGCAATTCTGTACCGACATAACATCTTGTCGTTAGTTGTAGAAGGAGGTCGTCAGACATTGCAAAGTTTCATTGACCACAATCTTTGGGATGAAGCGCGTATATTTGTAGGCGAAACCAATTTACACGATGG contains these protein-coding regions:
- the ribD gene encoding bifunctional diaminohydroxyphosphoribosylaminopyrimidine deaminase/5-amino-6-(5-phosphoribosylamino)uracil reductase RibD, yielding MFKDTVLSILEKHELYISRCLQLAKQGTFAAMPNPSVGAVVVYNDKIIGEGFTSAYGGPHAEPNAIASVKNQELLKESTLYVSLEPCSHFGKTPPCCDLVIAKQIPRVVIGTVDPFAKVCGRGIQKMREAGIDVVVGVLEKECQESNKRFFTFHQKQRPYIILKWAETPDHYLAPLTRDNQRPFWISNTYSKQTVHQYRSEEMAFLVGTQTVLDDNPSLTTRDWYGNNPVRVYLDRTGKVDNSFALQNGEAKTICITANEALVTTENVIYEYADFDQDLLPQVCAILYRHNILSLVVEGGRQTLQSFIDHNLWDEARIFVGETNLHDGLKAPVISKFDTEEKHLILNDTLRIVFP